The following nucleotide sequence is from uncultured Flavobacterium sp..
TATATATAATAGAAACAATTACAGATAAATCTGCAATTTTAAGAAACATAATATTAAAATAACTCAAAAATGCATTCACGAGGTTGATATTTAAAAAAAATAGATACTTTTGTTGCAGAAAAATAGAGCAATGGCAAAGAATTTAGTAATAGTGGAGTCACCTGCAAAGGCGAAAACGATAGAGAAATTTCTAGGAAGTGATTTTCAGGTGGAGTCAAGTTATGGACATATAGCCGATTTACCATCAAAGGAAATAGGAGTAGATGTAGAAAATGGTTTTAAGCCTAAATATGAAGTTTCTCCAGACAAAAAAGCTTTAGTAAGTAAGCTGAAAACACTATCTAAGAATGCCGAAATGGTTTGGTTAGCAAGTGATGAGGACCGCGAAGGAGAAGCTATTTCATGGCACTTGGCGGAAGAACTAAAACTAGATACTAAAAAAACAAAGCGAATTGTTTTTCACGAAATTACAAAGTCAGCGATTCTTAAAGCAATCGACAATCCAAGAGAAATTGATTATAATTTAGTAAATGCACAACAAGCACGTCGTGTTTTAGACCGTTTAGTGGGGTATGAATTATCTCCTGTTTTATGGAGAAAAATTAAAGGCGGACTTTCTGCCGGACGTGTTCAGTCAGTTTCAGTTCGTTTGATTGTTGAGAGAGAACGCGAAATACAAAATTTTAATGCAGTTGCGAGTTATTCTATCGTAGCAGAATTTGTAAATGAGGCAGGGAAAACTTTCAAAGCCAAATTACCAAAGAACTTCAATACTAAAAAAGAAGCCGAAGATTTTTTAAATAAAAACATCGGATCACAATATAAGGTAGCCGATTTAGAAACTAAACCTACCAAAAAATCTCCAACAGCACCTTTTACAACTTCTACATTGCAACAAGAAGCAGCCAGAAAATTGTATTTACCGGTTGGAATCACAATGCAGCTTGCACAGCGTTTATACGAAGCCGGACTTATTACTTATATGAGAACGGACAGTGTGAATCTTTCTGCTGAAGCAATGAGTGCTGCTGAAGCTGAAATCATAAAATCATACGGAAAAGAATTCTCAAAACCTCGAAGTTTTACCAACAAAAGCAAAGGAGCACAAGAGGCGCACGAGGCAATTCGTCCAACAGATATGTCTCGTCACACGGTAAATATTGATCGTGATCAGGCTCGTTTGTATGATTTGATCTGGAAGAGAACATTGGCATCTCAAATGAGCGATGCACAATTAGAAAGAACAAATGTAAAAATTGAAGCTAATAATCACAATGAAGTTTTTACAGCTTCTGGTGAAGTTTTACTTTTTGAGGGTTTCTTAAAAGTTTACTTAGAAGGTCATGATGACGATGAAGAGGAACAAGAAGGAATGTTGCCTGCGCTAAAAGTAAACGAAAAATTAGTTAACAACTATATCACAGCGACTGAAAGATATTCAAGACCACCGGCTCGTTATACAGAAGCTTCATTGGTTAAGAAATTAGAAGAATTAGGAATTGGACGTCCGTCTACGTACGCACCAACAATTTCGACTATTATCAACAGAAATTATGTTGAAAAAGGAACTCTTGAAGGTCAGGAACGTAATTATACGCAACTTACTTTGCAAGCCGATAAGGTAGGAGAGAAGTTGTTAAAAGAAAATACAGGTTCAGATAAAGGAAAGTTAGTTCCTACAGATATCGGAACTATTGTTACAGATTTCTTAGTTAAGAACTTTGGGAATATTTTAGATTATAATTTTACTGCAAAAGTAGAACAGGATTTTGATGAAATTGCCGAAGGAAATATCGACTGGGCAATTATGATGCAGGAATTCTACAATAAATTTCACCCAAATGTAAAAGAGGTTGAAGCTAATGCAGAACGTGAAAGCGGAGAAAGAATTCTTGGAAAAGATGCAGAAGGAAGACAAGTTTCTGTTCGTTTAGGAAAATTTGGACCAATGGCTCAAATTGGAGAAGCAGATGACGAAGATAAAAAGTTTGCCAGTTTAATGGCAGATCAAAATATTGGAAATATTACACTTGAAGAAGCTTTAAATTTATTTTTATTACCTAAGAATTTAGGTGAATATAAAGGAGAAGAAGTAGAGGTGAGTAATGGTCGTTATGGGCCTTATGTACGTCACGGAAGTGTATTTATTTCGTTGCCAAAAGGAGAAGATCCGCTTGGAGTTTCAAAAGAAAGAGCACAGGAATTAATTGATGAAAAAGCAATTGCTGATGCGCCAATCGCGGTTTATAAAGGAGAAGGTGTTCAGAAAGGTGTGGGACGTTTTGGCCCATTCATTAAATGGAATGGTCTTTTTGTAAATGTTAGCAAAAAATACAATTTCGATAATTTATCACAAGCAGATGTCGAAGAACTAATTGAAGATAAATTACAAAAGAATATAGATAAAGTGCTTCACAATTGGGAAGACGAAGGAATTTTGGTTGAAAAAGCGCGTTGGGGACGCTCGGTTATTACAAAAGGTAAAATCAAAATTGAATTAAGTAAAGATGTTGATGCTACAAAATTGACATTGGCCGAAGTTCAGGAAATGATTGCCAAAAAGACACCGGCAAAGAAAGCACCAGCAAAAAAAGCAACAACAACTAAAAAAGCTCCAGCTAAAAAACCAGCTGCTAAAAAGAAATAATAAATGGAATTTGATTTTCTAGAACCAGTTAACGACGGAATTTTAAAATTCATTAGTTCGTTGTCTTCACAAGAATTGGGTAGCAAAATAGTTTTGCATACTCAGGATCAGTTTCCGGATATTAGCAAAATAAGTATTGCTATAGTTGGTGTTTTAGAAGACCGCCGTAATAGTGATATGGCTAATGAAGTTAGTCTTATGGCAGTTCGTAAAAAGATTTATAGCATGTTTCCCGGTAATTGGGATGCTTCTATTGCAGATTTAGGAGACATACTTGCTGGAGACTCTGTAGAGGATACGTATTTTGCATTAAAGAAAGTAACTTCTACTTTAATTAAGAATAAAGTGATTCCTATAGTCCTGGGAGGTTCGCAGGATTTGACCTATGCTTTGTATCGTGCTTATGATGATTTAGAGCAAATGGTGAACATGGTTTCTGTAGATAATAAATTTGATTTTGGTAAAGAAAATGAAACAGTTTCGGCTAATTCTTTTTTAACTAAAATTATAATTGATGAGCCTAATAATCTTTTCAACTATTGTAATATAGGATATCAGACTTATTACAACTCGCAGGAAGAAATTGATCTGATCGAAAAACTATTCTTTGATGCCTATCGTTTGGGTGAAATATCAAATAATATAGCTTTGGCAGAACCTGTTTTTAGAGATGCTGACTTGGTTAGTATTGATTTGAATTCGGTAAAGTCTTCAGCTTCAGGAAATATTAAGTCTTTTGAGCCAAATGGTTTCAACGGAAAAGAGATTTGTTCTTTGGCCAGATATGCCGGAATTAGTGATAAAGTTTCCTCTTTTGGAGTTTTTAATCATAATAGTACAGCACAGGAATCAGGTATAATTGCACAAATCGTTTGGTACTTTATTGAGGGCTATCATTACCGATCAAAAGAGTATCCGTTTGGAAGCAGAACAAACTATTTAAAATATATTGTTCCGCTCGAAGACGAAGAACTTATTTTTTACAAAAGTGACAAAACAGATCGTTGGTGGATCGAGATCCCATTCGAGTCAAATGGTCACAATAAATTAAAAAGAAATACGTTATTACCGTGTTCGTACGACGAATATTTGAGCGCTTGTAATCAAGAATTGCCAGAAAGGTGGTGGAAAGCACAACGAAAAAACGCATTATAGCGGGAAATTTCAGAAGAAATCTTAATTTTTTAAAAATTTAAAAATCGAGTTAAGATAAATTAGTAGGACAAGATTTACATATTATAAATTTTAACGTTTTACGTCGATTTTTTGAGTTAGTTTGTCGACAAAATATTTTTTTTTTATTTTATTTAACATTATTTTTGAACGGTGAAAAATTTCGCAACTAGTATTGTTTTTTAGATAAATAATAAATACGTTTACGAACTTATAATAATGAATAGATAATCCAAATTTATATGAAGAAGTTTATTGCATTTGCAGCAATGTTAACACTGGTAATTGGCTGTGGTAAGTCAGGAGACAAAGGTGAATTAGTTGGTGTTACAGGAGGAAAATGGCATCCTGAAAAACCTTATGGAATGACTTTGGTTCCAGGTGGATCTTTTATAATGGGTAAGGCTGATGCTGATTTAGCTAACGTGGAGGATGCTCCAACTAAATCGGTAACTGTTCGTTCGTTTTATATGGATGAAACCGAAATTACAAATAGCGAATATCGCCAGTTTGTCGAGTGGGTAAAAGACTCTACAATGAGAGTTCGTTTAGCTATTTTAGCTGATGAAACAGGGCAAAAAGCTACAGGTGATGCTAAAGGTAAAAAAGGCGGTAGCATCGCAGATTATGCATTTAATGATTCTGAGCCAGATAAAATGACGGCTTATGATAAATATATGTATGATAATTACTATAGTGTAGGGACAAAAGATGATCCTTATGCAGGAAGAAAATTAAACAAGAAAGTTAAGTTAATTAAAGATACTAAAGCTTACCCAGATGAGTATTATACTGAGGTAATGGACTCTATGTATTTGCCAATTGAAGAATCATATAATGGTTTAAGAACAATTGATGTAAATAAATTGAAATTCCGTTATTCTTGGATGGATATTCAGGCTGCTGCAAAGGCCAAAGTAGGAAAAAGAAAAGACTTCGTTAAAACTGAACAAGTTAGCGTATATCCTGATACTACAGTTTGGATTAAAGATTTCGCTTATTCATATAATGAACCAATGCACAATGATTATTTCTGGCATAAAGCTTACGGAGATTATCCTGTAGTAGGTGTTACATGGAAACAAGCTAAAGCATTTTGTGCTTGGAGAACTTTAAATAAAAATAGCTATATCAAATCTAAGAAAAAAGGACGTGATTTAGTTAATGCTTTCAGATTGCCAACTGAGGCAGAATGGGAGTATGCTGCAAGAGGTGGTCTGGAGTCTGCTACTTATCCTTGGGGAGGTCCTTATACTAAAAGTGACAGAGGTTGTTTCTTAGCAAACTTTAAACCAAACAGAGGAGATTATGCTGCTGATGAAGCTTTATATACTGTTGAGGCTAAATCTTATGAGCCAAACGGATATGGATTGTACAATATGGCAGGAAACGTTTCAGAGTGGACAGATTCAGCTTACAACCCAAATGCATATGAGTATGTTTCTACAATGAACCCTAACGTAATTGATGGAAACAATCAGAGAAAAGTTGTTCGTGGTGGATCTTGGAAAGACGTTGCTTACTTCCTACAAGTAAGTACTCGTGATCACGAATATGCTGATTCTGCAAGAAGTTATATTGGTTTCAGAACTGTACAAGATTACATGGGAACCCAAACAACTGGAAGCGGGAAGAAAAAAAAGTAAATTATAATTAATATCAATAACCAAATCGAATCTATTTAAAATTAAAACCTAAAAAAAAAGTATTATGGCATTATTAAGTAAAAAAGCAATGAATTTCGCTTATGGTATGGGAGCGGCAGTAGTAATTATTGGAGCATTATTCAAAATTACTCACTTTGAAATTGGACCATTAACAGGTACATTGATGCTTTCAGTTGGATTAGTAACTGAGGCATTAATCTTTGCACTTTCTGCTTTTGAACCAGTAGATGCAGAGTTAGATTGGACTCTTGTTTACCCTGAATTAGCTAATGGTCAAGCTAGAAAAAAAACAGATAAAGTTGAAACTCCATCTGATGCCCAAGGATTGTTGTCTCAAAAATTAGACACAATGTTAAAAGAAGCTAAAATTGACGGTGAATTAATGTCAAGTTTAGGAAATTCAATCAAAAACTTCGAAGGAGCTGCAAAAGCAATTTCTCCAACAGTAGATTCTATTGCAGGACAAAAGAAATATGCTGAAGAAATGTCTATGGCTGCTGCACAAATGGAATCATTAAATAGCTTATACAAAGTACAATTAGAAAGTGCTTCTAGAAACGCACAAGCAAACAGCGAAATTGCTGAAAATGCTTCTAAATTAAAAGAACAAATGCAATCAATGACTGCAAACATTGCTTCTTTGAACAGTGTTTACGGAGGTATGCTTTCTGCAATGAGTAACAAAGGATAATTAGTTTTTAACTATTGTATTAAATTTATTAATAAGAACTAATTAGAAAAAAATGGCAGGAGGAAAATTAACCCCTAGACAGAAGATGATTAACCTGATGTATCTGGTTTTCATCGCAATGTTAGCAATGAATATGTCAAAAGAAGTATTATCTGCTTTTGGCTTAATGAATGAAAAATTTGAAAGTGCTAATACATCTTCAGAGCAAACAAATGCTGGTTTATTAATGTCTTTAGATCAAAAAGCTTCTGAAGCAAAAGGAGAATTTGCAACTGCTGCAGTTACTGCTCACCAGGTTGAAACAGCTTCAAAAGAATTTTATGCATACATCGGTTCTTTAAAAGGAGATGTTTTAAAAGGATTTGAAAGTGATAAAGAAACTGGAAAATTACCTTACGAGTCTATGGACAAAGGTGATAATATCGACAACTGGTTTACAGGGGAAGGATATACAGCTAAAGGAAATGATGTTATTTCGCACATTGAGAAATATAAAGCTGCGATGAAATCAGCATTAGCTGATAAAAAATATGCTGCTATTTTAGGTGAAATTGAAAAGAAATTTGATGTTTCAGACGTAAAAAATAAAGAAGGCTTAAAAGATAAATATTTAGCTTACCACTTTAAAGGTTTTCCTGCTGTAGCTTCATTAGCTAAACTTTCAGCTTGGCAAAATGACGTTCAAAAAGCAGAATCTGATGTTTACAGTGCTGCTTTAGGAAAAGCTGCGGTTGCTGCTGCTTCTTATAGCAATTACCAGGCAATTGTTGTTTTAGATAAAAACGCTTATTTCCAAGGAGAAAAAGTAACAGGTAAAGTAGTTTTAGGTCGTTATGACGAAAATACAAAACCAACGTCATTCCAAGGTCCAGGACAAATTGTTAACGGACAAGCTGTTATCTCATTAACTGCTGGAGGTGTTGGAGAGCAAAACATTAATGGTCAATTTTCTTTCTTAGAAGATGGTAAAAATATCCCACTTAAATTTGCTGGAAAATATGTTGTAGTGCCAAGACCAAATTCAGCTACAATTTCTGCTGATAAAATGAATGTTGTTTATAGAGGTGTTGTTAACCCAATCTCTGTATCATTCGCAGGTGTTGCTGACAATAAAGTTGTTGCTAGTGCTCCAGGATTAAGTTCTGCTGGTAAAGCTGGAAAATATAACATGAACCCGGGTGCAGGTACTGAGGCTACAATTTCGGTTACTGGTACATTGCCAAACGGAGATAAAGTTTCAGATAAGAAAACATTTAGAATTAAAGGTATTCCTGGACCAACAGGAACAATTAGAGGTGAGATGGGTGTTGTTAAAGGACCTAAATCTAACTTAGAAATTGCTACTATTGGTGCTAAATTGCTTGATTTTGATTTTGAAGTTGGTTTAGATGTTATTGGATTTAACTTAAAAATTGCTGGACAACCTACAGTTGTTGTTAGTGGTAATAAATTAAATGCACAGTGTAAACAAATTCTTTCTAGAGCAGGTAAAGGAGATCAGGTTACTATTTCTGAAATTAAAACTAAACTTGTTGGAGCTGGTAGTTATTTATTACCAAGAACTGCTCCGGTAATTTTTGAAATACAATAATAAAAAGTAGGTAAAACTACGTTCAATATATTATAATAATACCACGATGAAAGTAAGACATTTTTTAATAGCTATTGTTTCTATCGCAGGAGGTTTTGCTTCTAATGCGCAATCGAATTTGCTGAATGCAAAAACACCTGAACAAATAGGACTTAAGACTCCTGCACAACTTATCTCAGACAACGATAAGCCATTGGCTTATGGTTATGTAGATGATAGAGATGTCTTGATGGGAAAAACTACTTGGGAGATTATTGATTTGAATGAGAAAATCAACTTTCCATTATATTTTCCGGTAGATACTGCTAATATTGGTTCAGACAGACGTTCATTATACGACGTTTTGACGAAAGCTGTTAAAAACGGTAAAATAACTGAAGTGTATAGCGACAGTTATTTCAATACTAAAAAATCTATGAAAGACATCGAAGGTGCGTTATCACGTATTGATACGACAGATGCTGGTAGAGAGTTGATCAACCAATATCCTGATGACTACAAAACTCACGTTGTGAAGAAAAAAGTAGTTACTGGTACTGGTAAAAAGAAAGTTGTTACTTATGTTGATGAAACAGTTGGTGCAACAAGAACAGTTCCTTCTGAGTATATCTTGAAACAAGATCTTACTGCAGCAGATGTTACACAATATAAAATTAAAGGATACTGGTATTTTGACAAACGTCAAAGTGAATTGAAATATCGTTTACTTGGAATTTGTCCTGTAACTCCAGACGTATATACAATGAATAGTGACGAAAAGGATTATATTGAGTTATTTTGGGTTTTCTTCCCTAATGCGAGAGAAGCATTACATGAAGCAAAAGCATTTAACGATAGTAATTCAGCGCTTCCAATTTCATTTGATCAAATATTAAACTCAAGACGTTTCAATGCAGTACTTTACAAAGAGGAAAACTTGTATGGAGACAGAGCAATTAGTGATTACATGAAAGATAATGCTCAAAATCAGTTGTTAGAATCTGAGAGAGTAAAAGAGAAGATTCGTAACTTCGAACAAGATATGTGGAATTACTAAGTATCTAAATTACAATATTATAAAAACTCTTACTATCTTTGTAGTAAGAGTTTTTTTTTGCCCATTGATTTAATAAAGAAATCAGTTGTTAAAGCAGGATTGACTGGTTTTTCTTCTGTAACCTACTCCGGTAATTTGTACAATTTTAATATTTCTTACGTAATGTAAGAAAAATAGCAATATATTTTGTAGATTTACGTTCAATATGTTTTAATGATATATTATGATGAGAGTAAGAAATTTTTTAATCGCTATTGTTTGGGTTGTCGGAAGTTTTGCTTCTAATGCGCAATCTAATTTACTTAATGCAAAAACAGCTGACCAAATAGGTCAAAAGAAAGCTGCTCAACTTATTGCAGACAATGATAAGCCATTAGCCTATGGTTATATCGATGACAGGGATGTTTTGATGGGGAAGACAGTTTGGGAAATAATTGATTTAAATGAAAAAATCAATTTTCCTTTATATTTTCCGGTAGATACAGCCAATATTGGAGCTGATAGGCGTTCGCTTTATGATGTTTTGACAAAGGGTATTAGAAGCGGTAAAATAACGGAGGTGTATAGTGACAGTTATTTTAATACAAAGAAAACTTTAAAAGACATTCAAGGTGCTTTGTCCCGTATTGATACAACAGATGCAGGTAGAGAGTTGATTAATCAATATCCGGATGACTATAGAACACATGTTGTAAAGAAAAAAGTGGTCACTGGCACAGGTAAAAAGAAAGCTGTTACTTATGTTGAACAAACAGTTGGTGCAACAAGAACGGTTCCTGCGGAATATATCCTAAAGCAGGATTTAACGGCAGCTGACGTTACGCAGTATAAAATAAAAGGGTATTGGTATTTTGACAAACGTATGAGTGAATTGAAATATCGTTTATTGGGGATTTGCCCTGTAACTCCTGATGTCTATACAATGAATAGTGATGAAAAGGATTATATTGAGTTATTTTGGGTTTTCTTCCCAAATGCCCGGGATGTATTAAATGAAGCAAAAGCATTTAATGATAGTAATTCTGCAGCTCCAATTTCCTTTGATCAAATTTTAAATTCGAGACATTTTAATTCTGTTATTTATAAAGAAGAAAATATGTACGGAGATCGTGAGATTAAAGCTTATATGAAAGACAATGCACAAAATCAATTGTTAGAAGCTGAGAGAGTGAAAGAGAAGATTCGTAACTTCGAAGAAGATATGTGGAACTACTAATTTTCCAAATTACATTATAACAAAAACTCTTAGTACCTTTGCGTATTAAGAGTTTTTATTTTATTTATTACTACATGCTTGATTATTTAATTGTCGGATCTGGATTAGCAGGGATTTCATTTGTTGAAATAGCCATTAAAAACAATAAATCTATTTTAGTTATAGATGATAAATCTCGAACTTCATCCAGAGTAGCTGGAGGTTTATACAATCCGATAATTTTAAAGCGTTTTAGTGAAGTTTGGAAAGCAGAGGAGCAATTAGTTCTAATGGAAGAATTCTACAAAACAATTGAGGACAAATTACAAACAAAAGTCAATTTTAAGCTTCCTATTTTAAGGAAATTTTTCTCAATTGAGGAACAGAATAATTGGTTTTCGGCTTCAGATAAACCTCTTTTAGCACCATTTCTCTCTACAAAATTAGTTTTCAAAAAATATTTCGGAATAGATTCTCCTTTTGATTATGGAGAAGTATTACATACCGGTTATGTTGATACGAACCTTTTGTTAGATAAATATCAAAAATATTTAATCGAGAATGAATTATTGCTTCAGGAATCATTTGATTATTCTAAAATTGATTTTCAGAATGATTATGTTCAATATAAGGAGTATAAGACTAAAAATATAATTTTTGCAGAAGGTTTTGGATTGCATTCAAATCCATTTTTTCAGGATTTACCACTCGATGGTACCAAAGGAGAACTTTTAATTATAAAAGCACCGGAACTTGATCTAGATGTGATTGTGAACACAAGTGTTTTTATTTTGCCGTTAGGGAATGATTTATTCAAGGTTGGTGCAACATACAATTGGAAAGATAAAACTGGTTTGCCAACAGAAGAAGGAAAGATCGAATTAGTAGATCGAATTAAAGAAATTATCAATTGCAACTTCGAAATTGTTTCGCATTTTGGCGGTGTGCGCCCAACTGTACGTGATAGGCGCCCAATTATAGGGACACACAATCAGCATAAATCATTACATTTATTAAACGGATTAGGGACGCGCGGTGTAATGCTTGGGCCGGCAATGGCAAAAGATTTATTTGAGTTTATCGAGAATAAAATAGCATTAGATCCAACAATTGATATTAATCGATTTTATAAAAAACGAAAATAGCACTATTATTTCTTTCCGGCTTGTGGATCATAAGAAATAAACATATTAATGTATAAATTTCTCGAGAGTCTGAGAACAAATGGAAACAATACAATTAAAGTGATTACGATTGCTAAAAATGATTGTTCGATAGTAGTTTTAAAAAAGACAAAGGAAACAATAAATGCTGCAATTCCTACCGCAACATTTAATCCGTAACTCACATACATTGCGCCATAAAAAAACGAAGGTTCAATTTGATATTTTAATCCGCAATGACTGCAATTCTCGTTCATTTTTAGAACTTTAGATAAATGAAGCGGATTTTTGTCGGAATACATGCTTTCATTTTGACATTTTGGACAACTTCCTGTTAAAATACTATTTAGTTTCGATCCTTTTTTTAACATTTGCAAAAAATTAAAATTACCCATTGATTTGGGAGTGTAAATTTACACAATCAATTAGTTATAAAATAACAATACATGCTTAATATACATAATTTATCGGTTTCTTTTGGAGGAACATATTTGTTTGAGGAAGTAACTTTTCGTTTAGGCGCTGGCGACCGCGTAGGTCTTGTTGGTAAAAACGGAGCAGGTAAATCGACAATGCTTAAAATGTTAGCCAGAGATTTTGCTCCTGACTCAGGAGTTATTTCTCAGGAGAAAGATATAAAAATGGGGTTTTTACGTCAGGACATTGATTTTGAACGTGGAAGAACTGTATTAGAAGAAGCCTATGAAGCTTTTACTGAAATTAAAGTTGTAGAAAAAAAGTTAGAAGAAATCAATCATCAATTGGTTACCAGAACTGATTATGAGAGTGAAGAATATGGTCAGATCATTGAAGATTTATCTGATTATACCCATCGTTTTGACCTTTTAGGAGGTTACAACTATGTGGGGGATACAGAGAAAATCCTTTTAGGTTTAGGTTTCAAAAGAGAAGTTTTCAATAATCAAACCGAAACATTTTCGGGAGGTTGGAGAATGCGTATCGAGTTGGCAAAATTATTATTGCAATCAAACGATGTGTTGCTTCTGGATGAGCCAACCAACCACTTAGATATCGAGAGTATCATTTGGTTAGAAAGTTTCCTTCGTAATTATCCTGGAGTTGTGGTAATCGTATCGCACGATAAAATGTTCCTGGATAATGTAACGAATCGTACGATCGAGATTTCTTTAGGAAAAGCATACGATTTCAA
It contains:
- the gldM gene encoding gliding motility protein GldM, whose translation is MAGGKLTPRQKMINLMYLVFIAMLAMNMSKEVLSAFGLMNEKFESANTSSEQTNAGLLMSLDQKASEAKGEFATAAVTAHQVETASKEFYAYIGSLKGDVLKGFESDKETGKLPYESMDKGDNIDNWFTGEGYTAKGNDVISHIEKYKAAMKSALADKKYAAILGEIEKKFDVSDVKNKEGLKDKYLAYHFKGFPAVASLAKLSAWQNDVQKAESDVYSAALGKAAVAAASYSNYQAIVVLDKNAYFQGEKVTGKVVLGRYDENTKPTSFQGPGQIVNGQAVISLTAGGVGEQNINGQFSFLEDGKNIPLKFAGKYVVVPRPNSATISADKMNVVYRGVVNPISVSFAGVADNKVVASAPGLSSAGKAGKYNMNPGAGTEATISVTGTLPNGDKVSDKKTFRIKGIPGPTGTIRGEMGVVKGPKSNLEIATIGAKLLDFDFEVGLDVIGFNLKIAGQPTVVVSGNKLNAQCKQILSRAGKGDQVTISEIKTKLVGAGSYLLPRTAPVIFEIQ
- the topA gene encoding type I DNA topoisomerase is translated as MAKNLVIVESPAKAKTIEKFLGSDFQVESSYGHIADLPSKEIGVDVENGFKPKYEVSPDKKALVSKLKTLSKNAEMVWLASDEDREGEAISWHLAEELKLDTKKTKRIVFHEITKSAILKAIDNPREIDYNLVNAQQARRVLDRLVGYELSPVLWRKIKGGLSAGRVQSVSVRLIVEREREIQNFNAVASYSIVAEFVNEAGKTFKAKLPKNFNTKKEAEDFLNKNIGSQYKVADLETKPTKKSPTAPFTTSTLQQEAARKLYLPVGITMQLAQRLYEAGLITYMRTDSVNLSAEAMSAAEAEIIKSYGKEFSKPRSFTNKSKGAQEAHEAIRPTDMSRHTVNIDRDQARLYDLIWKRTLASQMSDAQLERTNVKIEANNHNEVFTASGEVLLFEGFLKVYLEGHDDDEEEQEGMLPALKVNEKLVNNYITATERYSRPPARYTEASLVKKLEELGIGRPSTYAPTISTIINRNYVEKGTLEGQERNYTQLTLQADKVGEKLLKENTGSDKGKLVPTDIGTIVTDFLVKNFGNILDYNFTAKVEQDFDEIAEGNIDWAIMMQEFYNKFHPNVKEVEANAERESGERILGKDAEGRQVSVRLGKFGPMAQIGEADDEDKKFASLMADQNIGNITLEEALNLFLLPKNLGEYKGEEVEVSNGRYGPYVRHGSVFISLPKGEDPLGVSKERAQELIDEKAIADAPIAVYKGEGVQKGVGRFGPFIKWNGLFVNVSKKYNFDNLSQADVEELIEDKLQKNIDKVLHNWEDEGILVEKARWGRSVITKGKIKIELSKDVDATKLTLAEVQEMIAKKTPAKKAPAKKATTTKKAPAKKPAAKKK
- the gldN gene encoding gliding motility protein GldN, which translates into the protein MKVRHFLIAIVSIAGGFASNAQSNLLNAKTPEQIGLKTPAQLISDNDKPLAYGYVDDRDVLMGKTTWEIIDLNEKINFPLYFPVDTANIGSDRRSLYDVLTKAVKNGKITEVYSDSYFNTKKSMKDIEGALSRIDTTDAGRELINQYPDDYKTHVVKKKVVTGTGKKKVVTYVDETVGATRTVPSEYILKQDLTAADVTQYKIKGYWYFDKRQSELKYRLLGICPVTPDVYTMNSDEKDYIELFWVFFPNAREALHEAKAFNDSNSALPISFDQILNSRRFNAVLYKEENLYGDRAISDYMKDNAQNQLLESERVKEKIRNFEQDMWNY
- the gldN gene encoding gliding motility protein GldN: MRVRNFLIAIVWVVGSFASNAQSNLLNAKTADQIGQKKAAQLIADNDKPLAYGYIDDRDVLMGKTVWEIIDLNEKINFPLYFPVDTANIGADRRSLYDVLTKGIRSGKITEVYSDSYFNTKKTLKDIQGALSRIDTTDAGRELINQYPDDYRTHVVKKKVVTGTGKKKAVTYVEQTVGATRTVPAEYILKQDLTAADVTQYKIKGYWYFDKRMSELKYRLLGICPVTPDVYTMNSDEKDYIELFWVFFPNARDVLNEAKAFNDSNSAAPISFDQILNSRHFNSVIYKEENMYGDREIKAYMKDNAQNQLLEAERVKEKIRNFEEDMWNY
- the gldL gene encoding gliding motility protein GldL, with translation MALLSKKAMNFAYGMGAAVVIIGALFKITHFEIGPLTGTLMLSVGLVTEALIFALSAFEPVDAELDWTLVYPELANGQARKKTDKVETPSDAQGLLSQKLDTMLKEAKIDGELMSSLGNSIKNFEGAAKAISPTVDSIAGQKKYAEEMSMAAAQMESLNSLYKVQLESASRNAQANSEIAENASKLKEQMQSMTANIASLNSVYGGMLSAMSNKG
- the gldK gene encoding gliding motility lipoprotein GldK; translation: MKKFIAFAAMLTLVIGCGKSGDKGELVGVTGGKWHPEKPYGMTLVPGGSFIMGKADADLANVEDAPTKSVTVRSFYMDETEITNSEYRQFVEWVKDSTMRVRLAILADETGQKATGDAKGKKGGSIADYAFNDSEPDKMTAYDKYMYDNYYSVGTKDDPYAGRKLNKKVKLIKDTKAYPDEYYTEVMDSMYLPIEESYNGLRTIDVNKLKFRYSWMDIQAAAKAKVGKRKDFVKTEQVSVYPDTTVWIKDFAYSYNEPMHNDYFWHKAYGDYPVVGVTWKQAKAFCAWRTLNKNSYIKSKKKGRDLVNAFRLPTEAEWEYAARGGLESATYPWGGPYTKSDRGCFLANFKPNRGDYAADEALYTVEAKSYEPNGYGLYNMAGNVSEWTDSAYNPNAYEYVSTMNPNVIDGNNQRKVVRGGSWKDVAYFLQVSTRDHEYADSARSYIGFRTVQDYMGTQTTGSGKKKK
- a CDS encoding formimidoylglutamase yields the protein MEFDFLEPVNDGILKFISSLSSQELGSKIVLHTQDQFPDISKISIAIVGVLEDRRNSDMANEVSLMAVRKKIYSMFPGNWDASIADLGDILAGDSVEDTYFALKKVTSTLIKNKVIPIVLGGSQDLTYALYRAYDDLEQMVNMVSVDNKFDFGKENETVSANSFLTKIIIDEPNNLFNYCNIGYQTYYNSQEEIDLIEKLFFDAYRLGEISNNIALAEPVFRDADLVSIDLNSVKSSASGNIKSFEPNGFNGKEICSLARYAGISDKVSSFGVFNHNSTAQESGIIAQIVWYFIEGYHYRSKEYPFGSRTNYLKYIVPLEDEELIFYKSDKTDRWWIEIPFESNGHNKLKRNTLLPCSYDEYLSACNQELPERWWKAQRKNAL